The Candidatus Zixiibacteriota bacterium genome segment TATTGTGGCAAAGAAGAAAAAATTATTTTTAATAATCGGCGCAGCGATAGTATTTGCTGTTTTCATCGTTCTCGCTATAGTTAAAAATCAGGAAAAACTCATTCCGGTAACTGTTGAAACTGTCGAAAAAGGAAAAATAATATCTATAGTTACCGCCAGCGGCAAAGTTGAAGCGAAAACTAAGGTTAATATCTCTGCCGATGTTATGGGCAAAATTATTAAACTGCCTGTGGTTGAAGGGCAAAATGTTGAAAAAAGTCAACTTTTGGTTGAAATCGATAAAACTCAAAATCTTACCGATGTCGCCCAGATGAGAGCTGCGCTTGCTCAGGCTAAAGTTGGCGAGGAAGAAGCGCAGATTAATTACTCAAGGCAAAATGAACTTTTCAACCGCAAACTTATCTCTCAAGCCGAATATGATATCGCCCGAATCAATCTTGACCGCGCGAAAGCTTATGTCAATCAGTCTCAGGCAAGCCTCGATAGAGCTTTCGACTATCTCGATAAATGCACGATTAAAGCCCCTATGGCCGGCACTATTACTACGTTAAATTCTGAAGAAGGGGAGAACGTTATAATCGGCACAATGAATAATATCGGCACCGTAATTATGGTCATATCCGATCTATCCGAAATTGAGGTTAAAGCCGATGTCGATGAGACCGATATCGCCCGATTGGAATTAGGCCAGGAAGTGGAGATTTTACTGGATGCTTTCCCTGATACGACTTTCAATGGTAAAGTTACCGAAATCGGCAATGCGGCAAAAATTACCGGAGGCTATACAGAACAAGTAACCAATTTCGAAGTAACTGTTTTGATAACCGATACGGTTCCCGGAATAAAGCCCGGCATGAACGCTACGGTAGATATTACCACTAATATCCGGGATGATGTTATCAAGATACCGATTCAATCAGTAGTAATGAGGAAACCTCCCAAAAAAGAACAAAATAATCTCGATAGCAATTCCGGAGCAGTTGCCTCGACTAACGAAAGCGATTCATCTGCGGTAAGCGATACCGGCAAAGATAAAGAAAAAGAAATTGACGGTGTTTTTATAGTCGAGGACAAAACAGTTAAGTTTGTGCCCGTTGTTGCCGGCATTTCAGACCAACAGCATATTGAGATAATTTCCGGAATTGAACCGGATCAAAAAATCGTAACCGGCACATATAAAACTTTGCGGACCCTTAAGGATGGCGATAAAGTTAAGCCGGATGAGAAAAAATTTGATGAATCTTCATCTTGAGCAAGTTCTTAAACCGCTTGGTTGTTAGGAGAAAACGTGCTGATACAGACAAAAGATATCTGGAAAATATATGAGATGGGAGCGGAAAAAGTTAACGCTCTCCAGGGTGTAAATGTCAAAATTAACAAAGGTGAGTATGTTGCCATCATGGGGCCATCCGGTTCCGGCAAATCGACGCTGATGAACCTTATCGGCTGCCTCGATACGCCGACTCGCGGCGATTATTATCTTAACGAACGGCAAGTATCATCCATGAATGATGATGAGCTGGCTTTTATACGCAACAAAGAAATAGGGTTCATATTTCAAACATTCAATCTGCTGGCGCGAGCCTCCGCTCTTAGAAATGTGGAACTGCCGTTGATTTATAACGGCACAAAATCGGATGCTCGTATAGAAAAATCCAAAAGCGCCTTAGAAAAAGTCGGACTTGTCGATAGAATGAACCACAAACCAAATGAGCTTTCCGGCGGACAACGTCAGAGAGTGGCAGTAGCCAGAGCGCTGGTGAATAACCCATCGATTATTCTTGCCGATGAACCAACCGGCAACCTCGATACGAAAACAGGCGAGGAAATCATGCAGCTAATCGCCGACCTTCATACACAGGGCAATACAATAATCGTAGTTACTCACGAAAAAGATATCGCCGCTCATGCCGACCGCGTTATTTACATACGCGATGGCCTTGTTGAAAAAGAAGAGGTTGTAAAAAAGTTTTAAGAATTGCCAAATGGTGCACGAGGACGTATACCAACCACAAATCACAACAAGTGGTTGGCGGACGTCCCCGTCTGCCAACTTGGTGCACGAATTAATAAGGTTTTAGGAGTTATTTAGACTATTAAATAAAGAGAACGATGCATCTTCAAGAAGGAATAATAATAGCCGCCCGCGCCATCTATGCAAATAAACTGCGCTCAATTCTAACGCTAATTGGCATAATTATCGGTGTGGCAACTGTTATAGCCGTAGTATCTGTAATCAGCGGCATGAATAAATATGTAGCCGATAAAATCAACTCAATGGGATCGACAACCTTCTGGGTAGATCGCTTTGGCTTGATTACAACTCATGAACAATTTCTCGAAGCAAGAAAACGCAAGAAAATCACTATTGATGATATGTTGGCAGTTGATCGCTATTGCGAGTTGTGCGAGAAAGTCGGCGGCTCTTCCCAAACTCGCCGCAACGTCAAATTCAAATCAAATTATTTAGAGGATATTAGTATTATCGGCTCAACTTCAAATTATGTGGAAATATCGGATATCGATATTGACTATGGCCGGGCATTCCTCGAATCGGATGATCAGCGTCGGTCGGCAGTTTGTCTGATAGGTCCCGACTTGGTGGAATATTTGTTTTTTGATGAAGACCCGATTAATAAAATGCTTAAAATCGGCAGCTGCTATTTTCGAGTAATAGGCGTCGGCAATAAAAGAGGCTCGTTCCTCGGGCAGAATCAGGACAACTGGGTTGCCATACCGATACGGACTTTCCAGAAATACTTCGGTAGGCATCGTGAAGTTGAATTGCATATCAAGGCGTCATCTGTTGCCCAGATGGAGGAGACGCAGGATGAGGTTAGAGTAATCCTTCGCAACCGCCGCGGTGATAGATATAAAGACCCGGACAGCTTCGGTATGGTTACCGCCGAATCTATTATGGAGATTTATAATAATCTCACCGGCACCGCCTGGATTGTCTTAATTGGAGTTGCCAGCATCTCTTTAATTGTCGGCGGTATCGTAATTATGAATATAATGCTTGTCTCCGTAACCGAAAGAACACGCGAAATCGGCATCAGGAAAGCAATCGGCGCTAAGAGGCGCGATATACTCTGGCAGTTTCTAATCGAATCTGTAACTCTTTCGCTGTTTGGCGGCGCTATCGGTGTTGGTTTAGGCGCTGGTTTGGGGCTTTTAGTTGGAGCATATTCGCCATTACCAGCAGCAATTGAAACATGGGCAGTATTGTCTGGCTTAGGCATTGCTTCATCTGTAGGGTTGTTCTTTGGCATTTTCCCGGCGATGAGGGCGGCTAAGTTAGACCCGGTTGATTGTTTGCATTCAGAGTAAGCTGTTAGGAGCATAAAAACTGATGGAATTTCAAGAATTTATAGAAAACACATTAATGGCTCTTCAAACAATTAAGTCTCATAAACTGCGTTCATTTTTAACCATTCTCGGTGTCTTGATAGGTGTTGCATCAATCATTGGCATGGTCTCGCTAATTGAGGGTTTAAACAAATCAATGGCTCAGCAGATTGAGAGTCTTGGCTCAAGCGCAATCTATGTATCCAAGTATAAACCGGGAATCCAGATGGGACGGCGAAGCTCAGCCGAACGCAATCGCCCGGATATGATTTTTGCGGATGCCATGGCTATCGATAAATATTGCTCCTTAATCGAGGCAGTTGCCCCCCAGAATCACTATACAAAATCCGGCGGGAATACCGCAAAATATAAAAGCTATGAAGCTAAAAACTTTGCCTTTTTTGGAACTGTGCCCGGTTATGAGATAGTTAACAGCGCCTATGTGGAAAACGGAAGGTTCCTTACTGACAATGATATTAAATACCGCGCTTTCGTTTGTGTTATCGGTCAGGATGTTGCGAAAAATCTATTCCCTGGCATCGACCCTGTCGGCAAGCAAATTTCAGTGAATGGGGATAAATTCACGGTTATTGGCGTTATGGAAACGCGAAAAACCATAATGGGCGACGGCGGAAATAATTTTATTCTTATTTCCTACGGCGCTTTTGAAAAAATCCACCCTGAGGAAAAGGCGCTCTGGCTGGCATGCAAAGCAAGAGGGCCGGAGGTAATGCAGCAGGCAATTGATCAGGTAACCGACCTTATGCGACGCCGACATGGCCTAAAATACAACGATGAGAACGATTTTGCCGTTTTTACGCAGGAAAACATGATGGAAATGTGGGAACAGCTTACGCAAGCTGTCTGGCTGGCGATGATTATTATCTCCTCAATCGGATTATTAGTCGGCGGTGTTGGCGTTATGAATATCATGCTGGTATCGGTTACCGAAAGAACGCGCGAGATTGGCATACGTAAAGCTGTTGGTGCTAAAAGATCCAGCATATTATGGCAGTTTCTAATCGAGGCGTCAGTACTATCGAGTATTGGCGGTGTTTTAGGAATCATAATAGGTATATTATTATCCCAGTTTATAGCCGCAGTTACGCCGTTACCGGCGGCGATTTCAGTTCCCTGGGTGATTATCGGATTCACATTCTCCGTAGCGGTAGCTTTAATCTTTGGCTTATATCCTGCGGCGCGCGCTTCGCGTCTCGACCCAATCGAATGTCTCCATTACGAGTAGAGAATCATTGCGCTGCCATTAAACACTTCTGTAGCCTTTAATAACTGACCTTTCCAACTCCAATGCAGGGGCATGGAAAGGTTTGCCTATCAACCCATATTTTGCAGTTGATTTTATTATGGTAGTGATTATCATATAAGGCATTGCTATGAATCGATATTATTTTCTGGCTACCAAGCGGCGCTTTGTAGCCGGGACTAAAAAATAAATTTACAGAAAAGTGATATATCAGATAATCATCTTAGTATTTTAAAATTGC includes the following:
- a CDS encoding efflux RND transporter periplasmic adaptor subunit, translated to MAKKKKLFLIIGAAIVFAVFIVLAIVKNQEKLIPVTVETVEKGKIISIVTASGKVEAKTKVNISADVMGKIIKLPVVEGQNVEKSQLLVEIDKTQNLTDVAQMRAALAQAKVGEEEAQINYSRQNELFNRKLISQAEYDIARINLDRAKAYVNQSQASLDRAFDYLDKCTIKAPMAGTITTLNSEEGENVIIGTMNNIGTVIMVISDLSEIEVKADVDETDIARLELGQEVEILLDAFPDTTFNGKVTEIGNAAKITGGYTEQVTNFEVTVLITDTVPGIKPGMNATVDITTNIRDDVIKIPIQSVVMRKPPKKEQNNLDSNSGAVASTNESDSSAVSDTGKDKEKEIDGVFIVEDKTVKFVPVVAGISDQQHIEIISGIEPDQKIVTGTYKTLRTLKDGDKVKPDEKKFDESSS
- a CDS encoding ABC transporter ATP-binding protein, with product MIQTKDIWKIYEMGAEKVNALQGVNVKINKGEYVAIMGPSGSGKSTLMNLIGCLDTPTRGDYYLNERQVSSMNDDELAFIRNKEIGFIFQTFNLLARASALRNVELPLIYNGTKSDARIEKSKSALEKVGLVDRMNHKPNELSGGQRQRVAVARALVNNPSIILADEPTGNLDTKTGEEIMQLIADLHTQGNTIIVVTHEKDIAAHADRVIYIRDGLVEKEEVVKKF
- a CDS encoding ABC transporter permease — protein: MHLQEGIIIAARAIYANKLRSILTLIGIIIGVATVIAVVSVISGMNKYVADKINSMGSTTFWVDRFGLITTHEQFLEARKRKKITIDDMLAVDRYCELCEKVGGSSQTRRNVKFKSNYLEDISIIGSTSNYVEISDIDIDYGRAFLESDDQRRSAVCLIGPDLVEYLFFDEDPINKMLKIGSCYFRVIGVGNKRGSFLGQNQDNWVAIPIRTFQKYFGRHREVELHIKASSVAQMEETQDEVRVILRNRRGDRYKDPDSFGMVTAESIMEIYNNLTGTAWIVLIGVASISLIVGGIVIMNIMLVSVTERTREIGIRKAIGAKRRDILWQFLIESVTLSLFGGAIGVGLGAGLGLLVGAYSPLPAAIETWAVLSGLGIASSVGLFFGIFPAMRAAKLDPVDCLHSE
- a CDS encoding ABC transporter permease, which gives rise to MEFQEFIENTLMALQTIKSHKLRSFLTILGVLIGVASIIGMVSLIEGLNKSMAQQIESLGSSAIYVSKYKPGIQMGRRSSAERNRPDMIFADAMAIDKYCSLIEAVAPQNHYTKSGGNTAKYKSYEAKNFAFFGTVPGYEIVNSAYVENGRFLTDNDIKYRAFVCVIGQDVAKNLFPGIDPVGKQISVNGDKFTVIGVMETRKTIMGDGGNNFILISYGAFEKIHPEEKALWLACKARGPEVMQQAIDQVTDLMRRRHGLKYNDENDFAVFTQENMMEMWEQLTQAVWLAMIIISSIGLLVGGVGVMNIMLVSVTERTREIGIRKAVGAKRSSILWQFLIEASVLSSIGGVLGIIIGILLSQFIAAVTPLPAAISVPWVIIGFTFSVAVALIFGLYPAARASRLDPIECLHYE